Proteins from one Pseudomonas bijieensis genomic window:
- a CDS encoding TetR/AcrR family transcriptional regulator codes for MAQSETVERILDAAEQLFAEKGFAETSLRLITSKAGVNLAAVNYHFGSKKALIQAVFSRFLGPFCLSLDRELERRQAKPDVKPTLEELLEMLVEQALAVQPRSGNDLSIFMRLLGLAFSQSQGHLRRYLEDMYGKVFRRYMLLVNEAAPRIPPIELFWRVHFMLGAAAFSMSGIKALRAIAETDFGVNTSIEQVMRLMVPFLAAGMRAESGVTDEAMAAAQLRPRSKSAPAPVLAKA; via the coding sequence ATGGCCCAGTCGGAAACCGTTGAACGCATTCTCGATGCTGCCGAGCAGTTGTTCGCGGAAAAAGGTTTCGCTGAAACCTCGTTGCGTCTGATCACCAGCAAGGCCGGGGTGAACCTGGCAGCGGTGAACTATCACTTCGGTTCGAAAAAAGCCCTTATCCAGGCGGTTTTCTCGCGTTTCCTCGGGCCTTTCTGCCTCAGCCTCGATCGCGAGCTGGAGCGGCGCCAGGCCAAGCCTGACGTCAAGCCGACCCTGGAAGAACTGCTGGAAATGCTGGTCGAGCAAGCGCTTGCCGTGCAGCCACGCAGTGGTAACGATCTTTCCATTTTCATGCGTTTGCTAGGCTTGGCTTTCAGCCAGAGCCAGGGCCACTTGCGGCGTTATCTGGAAGACATGTACGGCAAGGTGTTCCGCCGCTACATGCTGCTGGTCAATGAGGCCGCGCCGCGCATTCCGCCGATCGAGTTGTTCTGGCGGGTGCACTTCATGCTCGGTGCTGCGGCATTCAGCATGTCCGGTATCAAGGCATTGCGGGCCATCGCTGAAACCGATTTTGGCGTGAACACGTCGATCGAGCAGGTGATGCGCCTGATGGTGCCGTTCCTGGCGGCCGGCATGCGTGCCGAAAGCGGTGTCACCGATGAGGCCATGGCTGCCGCACAATTACGCCCTCGTAGCAAATCGGCCCCGGCCCCGGTGTTGGCCAAGGCTTGA
- a CDS encoding CsiV family protein, which translates to MRLFRSLTLLLTLVAPLAFADDLYQVEMILVRQNAEPAIISRAAPEDWDAGAQRLGADSQRTPALGNIVEKLNASGQYTVLMHKAWQQTLGEQGRKVAISDGAEQFGQFPIEGTLELKLGRFTDVDADFWVNQINTNGLVTASERLKQQSHTKNGQLNFLDNGHLGLLIKITSLTAPAPRQAPEVIPD; encoded by the coding sequence ATGCGCCTGTTTCGCTCACTGACCTTGCTGTTGACCCTGGTCGCCCCCCTGGCGTTTGCCGACGACCTGTATCAGGTTGAAATGATTCTGGTGCGCCAGAATGCCGAGCCGGCGATCATCAGTCGCGCCGCACCGGAAGACTGGGACGCCGGCGCGCAACGCCTGGGTGCCGATAGCCAGCGTACGCCGGCCCTGGGCAACATCGTCGAGAAACTCAACGCCAGCGGCCAATACACGGTATTGATGCACAAGGCCTGGCAACAGACCCTCGGTGAACAGGGCCGCAAAGTCGCCATCAGCGACGGTGCCGAGCAGTTCGGGCAATTCCCTATCGAAGGCACCCTGGAGCTGAAACTGGGTCGTTTCACCGACGTGGATGCCGATTTCTGGGTCAACCAGATCAACACCAATGGCCTGGTCACCGCCAGCGAGCGCCTCAAGCAACAGAGCCACACCAAGAATGGCCAACTGAACTTCCTCGACAACGGTCATCTCGGCCTGTTGATCAAGATCACCTCGCTGACCGCGCCCGCGCCACGGCAGGCACCTGAAGTCATTCCGGACTGA
- the lexA gene encoding transcriptional repressor LexA, whose product MLKLTPRQAEILAFIKRCLEDNGYPPTRAEIAQELGFKSPNAAEEHLKALARKGAIEMTPGASRGIRIPGFEAKADETTLPIIGRVAAGAPILAQQHVEESCNINPSFFHPRADYLLRVHGMSMKDIGIFDGDLLAVHTTREARNGQIVVARIGDEVTVKRFKRDGSKVWLIAENPEFAPIEVNLKDQDLVIEGLSVGVIRR is encoded by the coding sequence ATGCTAAAGCTGACGCCACGCCAAGCAGAGATTCTGGCCTTCATCAAACGCTGCCTCGAAGACAACGGCTACCCGCCAACCCGTGCGGAAATCGCCCAGGAACTGGGTTTCAAGTCGCCCAACGCGGCTGAAGAACACCTCAAGGCGCTGGCGCGCAAGGGTGCGATCGAAATGACCCCGGGCGCATCCCGTGGCATTCGCATCCCCGGCTTCGAAGCCAAGGCCGACGAAACCACCTTGCCAATCATCGGCCGGGTGGCGGCAGGCGCACCGATCCTTGCCCAACAGCATGTCGAGGAATCCTGCAACATCAATCCTTCGTTCTTCCATCCTCGGGCCGATTACCTGCTTCGTGTACACGGCATGAGCATGAAGGACATCGGCATCTTCGACGGTGACCTCCTGGCCGTCCACACCACCCGCGAAGCCCGCAATGGCCAGATCGTAGTGGCGCGAATTGGCGACGAAGTGACCGTCAAGCGCTTCAAGCGCGACGGCAGCAAGGTCTGGCTCATCGCCGAGAACCCTGAGTTCGCGCCCATCGAAGTGAACCTGAAAGATCAGGATCTGGTCATCGAAGGCTTGAGTGTCGGCGTCATTCGCCGCTAA
- the sulA gene encoding SOS-induced cell division inhibitor SulA, producing MQFPHTPQHTQLPLFEAFMAQPLVPVLKEVIESPWSVEPEAFSELSLRGAAGNCLNLLAPILRELSQDQDARWLTLIAPPASVTQAWLRDAGLNRERILLLQPRGTQSAQQLTCEALRLGRSHTVVSWLNPLTTTARQQLISAARIGDAQSLNIRLG from the coding sequence ATGCAGTTCCCTCACACACCACAACACACACAACTTCCGCTGTTCGAGGCATTCATGGCTCAACCGCTGGTTCCAGTCCTGAAAGAGGTCATCGAGTCGCCGTGGAGCGTCGAGCCCGAGGCTTTCAGCGAACTGTCGTTACGTGGTGCGGCTGGAAACTGCCTGAACCTGTTGGCGCCGATTCTGCGGGAACTCAGCCAGGACCAGGACGCTCGCTGGTTGACGCTGATCGCGCCGCCGGCCAGCGTTACCCAGGCCTGGCTGCGGGATGCCGGCCTGAACCGCGAACGCATTCTACTGTTGCAGCCGCGAGGCACCCAAAGCGCCCAACAGTTGACCTGCGAAGCATTGCGCCTGGGCCGTAGCCACACCGTGGTCAGTTGGCTCAATCCACTGACCACGACCGCACGGCAACAGTTGATCAGCGCCGCCCGTATTGGGGACGCACAAAGTCTGAATATTCGATTGGGTTAA
- a CDS encoding DUF6586 family protein, protein MAHELYTRTNQKIYFAGLSLEALTRAEDGRAMNSPALLQAGRESALFHLYGALLGLCHEIAGFYRLPQANASRAELLLTREVLETIAIPELAEMVELAHNPETWLAKLLAAHAALFEPPRAPRKPKGDVTQPLIVAVNLDEQEPEQELSREELESWRQNLKSLAIRFREGLNEC, encoded by the coding sequence ATGGCCCACGAACTCTATACCCGCACCAATCAGAAAATTTATTTCGCCGGTCTGTCGCTTGAAGCGCTCACCAGGGCCGAGGATGGGCGTGCGATGAATTCCCCGGCGTTGCTCCAGGCAGGACGCGAATCCGCGCTGTTTCACCTTTACGGTGCGCTGTTGGGGTTGTGCCATGAAATCGCCGGTTTCTATCGCCTGCCGCAAGCGAACGCGTCGCGGGCCGAGTTGTTGTTGACCCGCGAGGTGCTGGAAACCATCGCTATTCCGGAATTGGCCGAAATGGTCGAGCTGGCGCACAATCCGGAAACCTGGCTGGCGAAGCTATTGGCGGCCCATGCGGCGCTGTTCGAGCCGCCCCGGGCCCCGCGCAAGCCCAAGGGGGACGTGACCCAGCCGTTGATCGTGGCGGTCAATCTGGATGAGCAAGAACCTGAGCAGGAGTTGAGCCGGGAGGAGCTGGAGAGCTGGCGCCAGAACCTCAAGAGCCTGGCGATACGCTTTCGTGAAGGGTTGAACGAGTGCTGA
- the mfd gene encoding transcription-repair coupling factor, with amino-acid sequence MPVLRLPLLPAAAGKQHWGNLPGAALSLAIAEAASAAKRFTLLLTADSQSAERLEQELSFFAPDLPVLHFPDWETLPYDLFSPHQDIISQRIASLYRLPELSHGVLVVPITTALHRLAPTQFLLGSSLVLDIGQKLDVEQMRTRLEATGYRCVDTVYEHGEFAVRGALIDLFPMGSKLPYRIDLFDDEIETLRTFDPENQRSIDKVQSIRLLPAKEFPLQKEAVTRFKARFRERFDVDFRRCPIFQDLSSGITPAGIEYYLPLFFEETSTLFDYLPQDTQVFSLPGIEQAAENFWNDVRNRYEERRVDPSRPLLPPAELFLPVEDCFARLKSWPRVVASQQDVETGVGRERFPAKALPDLAIEAKATQPLAALAGFLDTFPGRVLFTAETAGRREVLLELLERLKLRPKTVDNWPDFVAGKDRLAITIAPLDEGLVLDDPALALVAESPLFGQRVMQRRRREKRADAANDAVIKNLTELREGAPVVHIDHGVGRYLGLATLEIDNQAAEFLTLEYAEGAKLYVPVANLHLIARYTGSDDALAPLHRLGSETWQKAKRKAAEQVRDVAAELLDIYARRAAREGYAFADPKADYETFSAGFPFEETVDQQTTIEAVRADMLAPKPMDRLVCGDVGFGKTEVAMRAAFIAVHGGKQVAILVPTTLLAQQHYNSFRDRFADWPVTVEVMSRFKSTKEVNAAVADLAEGKIDIVIGTHKLLQDDVKIKNLGLVIIDEEHRFGVRQKEQLKALRSEVDILTLTATPIPRTLNMAVSGMRDLSIIATPPARRLSVRTFVMEQNKSTVKEALLRELLRGGQVYYLHNDVKTIEKCAADLAELVPEARIGIGHGQMRERELEQVMSDFYHKRFNVLIASTIIETGIDVPSANTIIIERADKFGLAQLHQLRGRVGRSHHQAYAYLLTPPRQQITPDAEKRLEAIANTQDLGAGFVLATNDLEIRGAGELLGDGQSGQIQAVGFTLYMEMLERAVKSIRKGEQPNLDQPLGGGPEINLRVPALIPEDYLPDVHARLILYKRIASASDEEGLKDLQVEMIDRFGLLPEPTKNLVRTTLLKLKAEQLGIKKVDGGPNGGRIEFEAQTPVDPLVLIKLIQGQPKRYKFEGATMFKFMVPMERPEERFNTVEALFERLTPTTA; translated from the coding sequence GTGCCCGTTCTGCGTCTTCCGCTTCTCCCTGCCGCGGCAGGTAAACAGCACTGGGGCAACCTGCCCGGTGCCGCCCTGAGCCTGGCCATCGCCGAGGCTGCCAGCGCTGCAAAGCGTTTCACCCTGCTGCTGACCGCCGACAGCCAAAGCGCCGAGCGGCTGGAACAGGAGCTGAGTTTCTTCGCTCCGGATTTGCCGGTCTTGCATTTCCCGGACTGGGAAACCCTGCCCTACGATCTGTTTTCGCCACACCAGGACATCATTTCCCAGCGAATCGCCAGCCTTTATCGGCTGCCGGAGCTCAGTCATGGCGTTTTGGTAGTGCCGATCACCACGGCCCTACATCGCCTGGCACCGACCCAGTTCCTGCTCGGTAGCAGCCTGGTGCTGGACATCGGCCAGAAGCTCGATGTCGAGCAAATGCGCACCCGCCTCGAGGCCACTGGCTATCGCTGCGTCGACACGGTGTACGAGCACGGCGAGTTCGCGGTACGCGGCGCCTTGATCGATCTGTTCCCGATGGGCAGCAAGCTGCCTTATCGCATCGACCTGTTCGATGACGAAATCGAGACCCTGCGCACCTTCGATCCGGAAAACCAGCGCTCCATCGACAAAGTGCAATCGATCCGCCTGTTGCCGGCCAAGGAGTTCCCGCTGCAGAAGGAAGCCGTGACCCGCTTCAAGGCACGCTTTCGCGAGCGCTTCGATGTGGATTTTCGCCGTTGCCCGATTTTCCAGGACCTGAGCAGCGGGATTACTCCCGCCGGCATCGAGTACTACTTGCCACTGTTTTTCGAAGAAACCTCCACCCTGTTCGATTACCTGCCCCAGGACACCCAGGTGTTCTCCCTGCCGGGCATCGAGCAAGCAGCGGAAAACTTCTGGAACGACGTGCGCAACCGCTACGAAGAGCGTCGCGTCGATCCTTCCCGGCCTTTATTGCCGCCAGCCGAGCTGTTCCTGCCGGTGGAGGACTGTTTTGCCCGCCTCAAGAGCTGGCCGCGGGTGGTGGCGAGCCAGCAGGACGTGGAGACCGGTGTCGGTCGTGAACGCTTCCCGGCCAAAGCGTTGCCGGACCTGGCCATCGAAGCCAAGGCCACGCAGCCACTGGCAGCGCTGGCTGGCTTTCTCGACACATTCCCCGGTCGCGTATTGTTCACCGCCGAAACCGCGGGTCGTCGCGAAGTGCTGTTGGAGCTGCTTGAACGCCTGAAGCTGCGACCGAAGACGGTGGACAACTGGCCGGACTTCGTCGCCGGCAAGGATCGCCTGGCGATTACCATCGCCCCGCTGGACGAAGGACTGGTACTCGATGACCCCGCCCTCGCGCTGGTCGCCGAAAGCCCGTTGTTCGGCCAGCGCGTCATGCAACGTCGCCGTCGCGAGAAACGCGCCGACGCCGCCAACGACGCCGTCATCAAGAACCTCACAGAACTTCGCGAAGGTGCGCCCGTGGTGCACATCGACCACGGCGTGGGCCGCTACCTGGGCCTGGCGACCCTGGAGATCGACAATCAGGCCGCTGAATTCCTCACACTGGAATACGCCGAGGGCGCCAAGCTCTATGTGCCGGTGGCGAACCTGCACCTGATCGCCCGCTACACTGGCAGCGACGACGCCCTGGCCCCACTGCATCGCCTGGGCTCGGAAACCTGGCAGAAAGCCAAACGCAAGGCGGCCGAACAGGTGCGCGACGTGGCCGCCGAACTGCTGGACATCTACGCCCGGCGCGCAGCTCGTGAGGGCTATGCCTTCGCCGATCCGAAAGCCGACTACGAAACCTTCAGCGCCGGTTTCCCGTTCGAAGAAACCGTCGACCAGCAGACCACCATCGAAGCGGTGCGCGCCGACATGCTCGCGCCCAAGCCCATGGACCGGCTGGTGTGTGGCGACGTCGGCTTCGGCAAGACCGAAGTGGCGATGCGCGCCGCGTTCATCGCCGTGCACGGTGGCAAGCAGGTGGCGATCCTGGTGCCGACCACCCTGCTCGCCCAGCAGCACTACAACAGTTTCCGCGACCGCTTCGCCGACTGGCCGGTGACCGTGGAAGTCATGAGCCGTTTCAAATCCACCAAGGAAGTGAATGCCGCCGTGGCCGACCTGGCCGAAGGCAAGATCGACATCGTCATCGGCACGCACAAGCTGCTGCAGGACGACGTGAAGATCAAAAACCTGGGGCTGGTGATCATCGACGAGGAGCACCGCTTTGGTGTGCGCCAGAAAGAGCAGCTCAAGGCCCTGCGCAGCGAAGTCGACATCCTGACCCTGACGGCCACGCCGATCCCACGCACATTGAACATGGCCGTGTCGGGCATGCGCGACCTGTCGATCATCGCCACGCCGCCGGCCCGGCGCCTGTCAGTGCGCACGTTCGTGATGGAGCAGAACAAAAGCACGGTCAAGGAAGCCTTGCTGCGTGAGCTGCTGCGTGGCGGCCAGGTCTATTACCTGCACAACGACGTGAAGACCATCGAGAAATGCGCCGCCGACCTGGCCGAACTGGTGCCGGAAGCCCGTATCGGCATCGGCCACGGGCAGATGCGCGAACGCGAACTCGAGCAGGTGATGAGCGACTTCTACCACAAGCGCTTCAATGTGCTGATCGCCTCGACCATCATCGAGACCGGCATCGACGTGCCGAGCGCCAACACCATCATCATCGAGCGCGCCGACAAATTCGGCCTGGCCCAGTTGCACCAGCTGCGCGGCCGGGTCGGGCGTAGCCACCACCAAGCCTATGCCTACCTGTTGACCCCGCCACGCCAGCAGATCACCCCGGATGCGGAAAAGCGCCTGGAAGCCATCGCCAATACCCAGGACCTCGGCGCCGGTTTCGTGCTGGCCACCAACGACCTGGAAATCCGTGGCGCCGGCGAATTGCTCGGCGACGGCCAGAGCGGTCAGATCCAGGCCGTCGGTTTCACCCTGTACATGGAAATGCTCGAACGAGCGGTCAAGTCGATCCGCAAGGGCGAACAGCCGAACCTCGACCAACCCCTGGGCGGCGGGCCGGAAATCAACCTGCGGGTGCCGGCACTGATCCCGGAAGACTATCTGCCGGATGTCCACGCGCGGCTGATTCTCTACAAACGCATCGCCTCGGCCAGCGACGAGGAAGGCCTCAAGGACCTGCAAGTGGAGATGATCGACCGCTTCGGCCTGTTGCCGGAACCGACCAAGAACCTGGTGCGCACCACGCTGCTCAAGCTCAAGGCCGAACAGCTGGGCATCAAGAAAGTCGATGGCGGCCCCAACGGTGGCCGGATCGAGTTCGAGGCCCAGACGCCGGTCGACCCACTGGTGCTGATCAAGCTGATCCAGGGCCAACCCAAACGCTACAAGTTCGAAGGCGCCACGATGTTCAAGTTCATGGTGCCCATGGAACGCCCGGAAGAGCGTTTCAATACCGTAGAAGCGCTGTTCGAGCGCCTCACTCCGACCACTGCTTGA
- the nagZ gene encoding beta-N-acetylhexosaminidase yields MQGSLMVDVAGTWLTAEDRHLLRQPEVGGLIIFARNIEHPRQVRELSASIRAIRPDLLLAVDQEGGRVQRLRQGFVRLPAMRAIADNPNAEYLAEQCGWIMATEVLAVGLDLSFAPVLDLDYQRSAVVGSRSFEGDPERAALLAGAFIRGMSAAGMAATGKHFPGHGWAEADSHVAIPNDERSLEQIRTNDLVPFAKLSKQLAAVMPAHVIYPQVDANPAGFSRRWLQDILRGELQFEGVIFSDDLSMAGAHVVGDAASRIEAALTAGCDMGLVCNDRAAAELALSAAQRLKVKPSARIARMRGQAYASTEYRQDPRWLAALGALRAAQLID; encoded by the coding sequence CTGCAAGGCTCGTTGATGGTGGATGTCGCCGGTACCTGGCTGACGGCCGAAGATCGCCACCTGTTGCGCCAGCCCGAAGTGGGTGGCCTGATTATTTTCGCGCGCAACATCGAACATCCACGGCAGGTGCGCGAATTGAGCGCCTCGATCCGTGCCATCCGTCCCGACCTTTTGCTGGCGGTCGATCAGGAGGGTGGTCGCGTGCAGCGCCTGCGCCAGGGGTTTGTGCGGTTACCGGCGATGCGGGCGATAGCCGACAACCCGAATGCCGAATACCTGGCCGAGCAGTGTGGCTGGATCATGGCCACCGAAGTGCTGGCGGTCGGTCTCGACTTGAGTTTTGCCCCGGTGCTGGACCTCGATTACCAGCGCAGCGCCGTCGTCGGCAGTCGTTCCTTTGAAGGCGACCCCGAGCGCGCGGCGTTGCTGGCCGGTGCCTTCATCCGTGGCATGAGCGCCGCGGGGATGGCGGCCACCGGCAAGCACTTCCCGGGGCATGGCTGGGCCGAGGCCGATTCCCACGTGGCTATTCCCAACGATGAGCGCAGTCTCGAGCAGATTCGCACCAACGACCTGGTGCCGTTCGCCAAGCTGAGCAAGCAGCTTGCGGCGGTCATGCCTGCCCATGTCATTTATCCTCAGGTTGACGCCAATCCAGCCGGATTTTCCCGTCGCTGGTTGCAGGACATCCTGCGCGGGGAGTTGCAATTCGAGGGTGTGATCTTCAGTGATGACCTGTCGATGGCTGGAGCTCATGTGGTCGGCGATGCTGCCAGTCGTATCGAGGCAGCGTTGACGGCGGGTTGCGACATGGGCCTTGTGTGCAATGACCGCGCTGCCGCGGAGCTGGCCTTGAGCGCCGCCCAACGCCTGAAGGTCAAGCCTTCGGCGCGGATCGCCCGCATGCGCGGCCAGGCCTATGCCTCCACTGAATACCGCCAGGACCCGCGCTGGCTGGCGGCACTGGGCGCGTTGAGAGCTGCCCAACTGATCGACTAG
- a CDS encoding DEAD/DEAH box helicase, protein MPSPLSKPLAPSWVNRFKEQSLERGRRYALENRVRIVEAGDSTITASCEGSGGNVYRQTIRLKESAKGALILLEAACSCPVRINCKHCAAVLLQVQETLAYPAAEKDAQLLEKLQAVLDNRSPKAPPQVLVDNVQPVPRLWLASIEFSAFEPRNGKMQRYIQHRAALSFSYLDEYVSGQRNTDVLIRQETQTLRIKRHTDVEQSYREQLRILGFKVATRQSKALPESAGELYEMVNDSAWLTFTLNDLPKLRSQGWELQIDEDFGFDLTAVDEWYATVEETPERDWFDLELGIIVNGERLSLLPILLNLMRSHIELFNPERLARRRDDELILVNLPNRPNSEFGPQQVALPYGRLKPVLATLGEFYLQEPGTTKLRLNSADALRLNPLQDMPLTWEGGEHIRGLAQRLRDIKDYTATAPEGLNATLRPYQLEGLSWMQSLRQLEVGGILADDMGLGKTLQTLAHILSEKNAGRLDRPCMVVMPTSLIPNWLDEASHFTPQLKVLALYGAGRKKHFDRLADYDLILTTYALLPKDVERLAAQPLHVLILDEAQYIKNPTSKAAQAARELNARQRLCLSGTPLENHLGELWSLFHFLLPGWLGDVKSFNRDYRVPIEKRGSDVRLQHLNGRIKPFLLRRTKEQVATELPPKTEIIHWVELSDAQRDVYETMRLAMDKKVRDEITRKGVARSQIIILEALLKLRQVCCDLRLINDAALPARGSTSGKLDSLMEMLEELFEEGRRVLLFSQFTSMLALIEDELKKRGVDYAILTGQTRDRRTPVKEFQSGKRQIFLISLKAGGVGLNLTEADTVIHYDPWWNPATENQATDRAYRIGQEKPVFVYKLIARGTVEEKIQLLQKEKSDLAAGVLDGRVAGDWKLQSDDIEALFAPLPDKLEKR, encoded by the coding sequence ATGCCCTCGCCCCTGAGCAAACCCCTGGCACCTTCCTGGGTCAATCGATTCAAGGAACAGAGCCTGGAGCGCGGGCGCCGTTATGCGCTGGAAAACCGCGTCAGGATCGTCGAGGCCGGCGACAGCACCATCACCGCCAGTTGCGAAGGCTCTGGCGGCAACGTCTACCGTCAGACCATTCGCCTTAAAGAGTCAGCCAAGGGCGCGCTGATTCTGCTCGAAGCCGCTTGCTCCTGCCCGGTGCGTATCAACTGCAAGCATTGCGCGGCAGTGTTGCTGCAAGTCCAGGAAACCCTGGCCTACCCGGCCGCCGAAAAAGACGCGCAGTTGCTGGAGAAACTCCAGGCGGTGCTGGACAACCGCAGCCCCAAGGCCCCGCCGCAAGTGCTGGTGGATAACGTGCAGCCGGTACCGCGGCTGTGGCTGGCCAGCATCGAGTTCAGCGCCTTCGAGCCACGCAACGGCAAGATGCAACGCTACATCCAACACCGCGCGGCCCTGTCCTTCAGTTACCTGGACGAATACGTCAGCGGCCAGCGCAACACCGACGTGCTGATTCGCCAGGAAACCCAGACGCTGCGGATAAAACGCCACACCGATGTGGAGCAGTCCTACCGCGAACAGCTGCGAATCCTCGGTTTCAAGGTCGCGACCCGACAAAGCAAGGCCTTGCCGGAAAGCGCCGGGGAACTGTACGAGATGGTCAACGACAGCGCCTGGTTGACCTTCACCCTCAACGACCTGCCGAAACTCCGTAGCCAGGGCTGGGAATTGCAGATCGACGAGGACTTCGGCTTCGACCTGACGGCGGTGGACGAGTGGTACGCCACTGTCGAGGAAACGCCGGAGCGGGACTGGTTCGACCTGGAACTGGGGATCATCGTCAACGGTGAGCGCCTGAGCCTGTTGCCGATCCTGCTGAACCTGATGCGTTCGCACATCGAACTGTTCAACCCGGAACGCCTGGCCCGGCGCCGTGACGACGAACTTATCCTGGTCAACCTGCCCAACCGCCCGAACTCGGAGTTCGGCCCACAGCAAGTGGCGCTGCCCTACGGCCGGCTGAAACCGGTGCTGGCGACCCTGGGCGAGTTTTACCTGCAAGAACCCGGCACCACCAAACTGCGCCTCAACAGTGCGGACGCCTTGCGCCTGAACCCACTGCAGGACATGCCGCTGACCTGGGAAGGTGGCGAACACATTCGCGGCCTGGCCCAACGCCTGCGGGATATCAAGGATTACACCGCCACCGCGCCAGAAGGCCTGAACGCGACACTGCGGCCTTATCAGCTCGAAGGCTTGAGCTGGATGCAATCGCTGCGTCAGCTGGAAGTCGGCGGCATTCTCGCGGACGACATGGGTCTGGGCAAAACCCTACAGACCCTGGCGCACATTCTCAGCGAAAAGAACGCCGGACGCCTCGACCGACCGTGCATGGTGGTCATGCCCACCAGCCTGATTCCCAACTGGCTCGACGAAGCGTCCCACTTCACGCCGCAACTCAAGGTGCTGGCGCTTTATGGGGCCGGGCGCAAAAAACACTTCGACCGACTGGCCGACTACGACCTGATCCTGACCACCTATGCGCTGCTGCCCAAGGATGTCGAACGTCTCGCCGCGCAGCCATTGCACGTGCTGATTCTCGATGAAGCCCAGTACATCAAGAACCCCACCAGCAAAGCCGCCCAGGCCGCCCGCGAGCTCAACGCCCGCCAGCGGTTGTGCCTCTCCGGTACACCACTGGAGAATCACCTGGGCGAATTGTGGTCGCTGTTCCACTTCCTGCTGCCGGGGTGGCTTGGGGACGTCAAGAGCTTCAACCGTGATTACCGTGTGCCTATCGAAAAACGTGGCAGCGATGTCAGACTCCAGCACCTCAACGGTCGGATAAAACCTTTCCTGTTGCGCCGGACCAAGGAACAAGTGGCGACGGAACTGCCACCCAAGACCGAGATCATCCATTGGGTCGAACTCAGCGATGCCCAGCGGGACGTCTACGAAACCATGCGCCTGGCGATGGACAAGAAAGTCCGTGACGAGATCACCCGCAAAGGCGTGGCCCGCAGCCAGATCATCATTCTTGAAGCGCTGCTCAAGCTGCGCCAGGTGTGTTGCGATCTACGCCTGATCAACGACGCCGCCCTGCCTGCCCGAGGCAGCACCTCGGGCAAGCTCGACAGCCTGATGGAAATGCTCGAAGAGTTGTTTGAAGAAGGCCGTCGGGTGCTGCTGTTTTCTCAGTTCACGTCCATGTTGGCGCTGATCGAAGATGAGCTGAAAAAGCGCGGGGTCGATTACGCGATCCTGACGGGTCAGACCCGGGACCGACGCACGCCGGTCAAAGAATTCCAGAGCGGCAAGCGTCAGATCTTTCTGATCAGCCTGAAGGCCGGGGGTGTAGGCCTGAACCTGACCGAGGCCGACACGGTGATTCACTACGACCCGTGGTGGAACCCCGCCACCGAAAACCAGGCGACCGACCGTGCCTACCGTATCGGCCAGGAAAAACCAGTGTTCGTCTACAAGCTGATTGCCCGAGGCACGGTGGAAGAGAAAATCCAGCTGCTGCAAAAGGAAAAATCCGACCTCGCGGCCGGCGTGCTGGACGGACGCGTGGCCGGGGATTGGAAATTGCAGAGCGACGATATCGAAGCGTTGTTCGCGCCGCTGCCGGACAAACTGGAAAAGCGCTGA